gcccttttccttttttaaaatcatttataaacagttataatttgcagaaaggtctcatgtttaactaacatttacagttcaggtttgcttctgttcaccaagatattaattataaattattttttttaccaggggtgcccagatgTTTGCTTACAACTGTATGTGAAAGACTTCCACCATCTTGAATTTTTCAGAATGAAAGTAAGCCAGTACAGATGATGCACCAGAAGGCCAAATTTGGTTTGGGGTTCATTCCGGAGGTCAGTTGTCATATTCTGGAGATGCCTTACATTGGTAAAGAGCTGAGCATGCTCATTATTCTGCCCAGAGAGATTGAGGATGACTCCACAGGGCTTGAGAGGGTAAGACTGAATTTGTGGTACAATAATTGAATGGCTTTATCAACTATAATCGTGGCTCCAAGGCAATCAAGACGATACCTACTGGGTTCAAACTTGGCAGAGTATGGTATATGATAAAGAGTTTCTAAACTTTGAGAATCCCACActtgcaattttcttttcttttttccgaCAGTTGGAAAGGGAGCTTACATACGAAAAGCTCATTCAGTGGACACAGCCTGAAAATATGGGTACTCCTGAGGTAAATGTAGCTCTGCCCAAGTTCAAGATGGAAGAGAGCTATGACCTAGAAGATATTCTGGTCAGTATGGGCATGAAGGATGCCTTCCTTGTGTCCAAAAGTGATTTCTCTGGCATGTCTCCCAGCGATGACCTGGTGGTGTCCAAAGTGGTGCACAAGGCCTTTGTGGAGGTGAACGAGGAGGGCACAGaggctgctgctgccactgctgtCAAGTCTAAGTTTCGATGTGGCCCAATTAGGTTCACCGCAGACCATCCCTTCCTGttcttcatcagacacaaccccACTCAGAGCATCCTCTTCTATGGCCGTTTCTGCTCCCCTTGAAGTCTTAAACTCTGCTGTTTCTACTAATAAACTGGAGTCTAAAGCAATAATGTCGAGACATTCaatatttgaataatatttgaataatattttctgaattacaTCAGAGGAGAACTTTCCATGTACAGCTGGACTACTGGTGCCCAATCAACCAGAGGTGTTACTTGGGACAGTCTTGCCAACCAAAATCTCTATAACTGGCTAAAACGGTGGCAAATATGTTCCATGAAAAACCAGTGTTTTAGCAGGATGCAGCCACATCGTGTTTTCACGATATTCATGAAACTCTATATTCGTGATTTCTCCATATTCGAGACATATGTGGTGGCACTTGTAGATTAGCAACACTCTCCTCTGAAATCTATGCACACTCTGCACAAAGCCCACACTCTCCTGTTTCATTTCACAGGACTTTAAGTCCAGTTCATGAAGACCATTTAAAGTTACTGTAAAGATAAATCTGAATGGCTGCAAACTTGACTGAATGGTCTTACTATGGTATGgattaagcatcagcaaaattagagGAATCAAATGTATTCCATATTAactcacactcagtgaccactttattaggtagacctgtacaccagcttattaatgcaatatttaatcagccaatcatgtggcagcaactaaatgcttaaaagcatgcagatgtgatcaagaggttcagctgtttttcagaccaaatggggaagaaatatgatcaaaGTTACTTTGCCATGCTTTGAGCACGCACATAATCTGGAGGTATGCACAAAACTATTATCAGAGCACAACTACTGCTTTTTTGCTTACGTCATGGGGAATACGTTTGTTCAACAGAAATCCCTGATGGAGttacaaaaaactaaatataaaacaaaaaaaactagttTTATATtacaaaacataattaaaatgtctACCCCTAATAGGAAACGCCTGCACTGGCAGCAATGCTCCTCTCCTTCATCTGTTGCATGACGTTCGCTATTGAAATAAACATAAGAAATTTCCTTGCATCCAACATGTCACTGGTAGGCTACTGAGAGCCCAAAGTAGTTATTACttagtgtacactcagtgatcactttattaggaagacctgtacaccagcttgttaatgcaaatatttaatcactcaaacatgtggcagcaactaaatacataaaagaatgcagatggggtcaatctgtttttcagactacagaattgtcagaatggggaagaaatatgatctaagtgactttgatcgtggaattattgttgctgccagtttgagtatctcagaaacggctgatctcctgggatttccacgagtttgcagagaataaaaaaaaaaaacatagagtcagccgcagttctgcagacagaaacaccttgttgggAGCGTGTCtatgcagttcacttaaaactggaaagggctctacatcagtacttttcaaccttttatgtgccaggaacaggcatctgcaagtgctgtcctttgaggactattttgacatctaaatatataaagttcagtttacacgatcaataataaacatttaattttgaaaaaaaatttaatcttagaaatgtgggaacatagggctgtgggaacatagggatgaccccaccttgttaatgagagaggtcagggaagaaaggccagactggtcaaagctgacaggaaggtgactgtaatgcaaataaccacacattacaacagtggtatgcagaaaagcatctctgaacacactacgcatcaaacctctaagtggataggccacaacagcagaaaacctaataaaaaaattataaatacctaataaagtgctctgcgAGTATGTTTATTTGCTGCATAAtgccattttctccccatttttctcccaatttggtggccaattgtaccctgtttattATCAATTCCGACTGCTTCTTCAGGCAGTGTCATCTCTAGCCCCAGACAGTAAATCCAAGGCGATCGGAGACGCTTTTCACTTGCTGACCAGCCTACATAGACAGCTAGTCCACCAAATTACAGCTAGAGGCCAGCTTTTATATGCCATGGGCCAGAAatgaccagctagaagtgtCAAAAACCATCTTAGAATCTCAGCTGGCCtgagctggaattttcagctgGGTTCTCTATTATTGTTAGCATTCAGTTGGCTAActatatttctgtgttttttggttGGAGAATTAGCTGGCTGTGTTGTAGCTATTTAAAGTTTTATGCCAGTGATCATCCTTTTGCTATCTGCCTAGCTATTTCAGCTACAGGAGGACTGTTTGCTGTtgctttatgtttttattgtttgttctcTGAAAAtagtttatgattattatgattttgtTTGTGGTGTTTTAATGTGTGCGGAAGTGGCTGTGAAAAACAGTTGCACTTCAAAACCCCCAAAAATAAGTccgtctcaacaagtatttaaaggtacaataggtaatttcagactcctaacggtcaagagaggaattggagcaacaaacaccctcaaaccacaacatgcactcttttggaaagttgaccgtgacaaacgcgacagtcttttcatagtgttctagtaagagcATTTtcgctgaacaggtgactttatgaactGTTGACTTTAGtatgctgcacaacactatttatacattttgtctttttgaagttttcactttagctaaccaactatattatgagcaagcaacttatttggctatgaaactagctggctatataactaagatctgatggtgtaccacaaacgatgcaactgcaacttacggtttgagacaaataaaggtttagctaaacaagCATAATTCAacatgtaaagagataaaagcaacgtgtagctgcccaaattgcactccagacaagcgatcactgaaactgtatatTGCTTAAAGAGAATACATATCTAGAtataaaacgataccagtttgttatcggtggcaacaagcaaattagctattagttagttTGCCGAATTGACAAATgtccacctgagacacaacgcgTGAGCAACAATGCTCCAACGCTGGCTACTATGTTGTATTGTCTCAATTTAGGCAGCTACACTTGaacaatctgaataagcccccacgccattggctgtggcaattagaaccatttttcaaccaatgagctcgaattattgtacagctgtgcaatgttttggtacagagtgatggcccatcaactgtatattttgaaaccagaattttaaggactataaacacaggcagagggtgagtcaacatgtgacagtgagccttttttaatgataggaagggatttgcattggtcttgtaaaaatgtgttaacacaaaaatcttacctattgtccctttaagtcTCATGTTTAGAAAAACATTGCCAAAGGGATGAAAATTTGAAACTTTTCTAAGAATTTCGGAAAATGGGTAAGAATTTCTTGCATGACTTAAAATAGTGACTTAAAACtgtatgtgtaaatattttctgcttgagagGCCGAAAGATAAGATTTTAAGTGACAGGACTTGTTAAGAGAGAATTCTTGCGCAGTGTGAGGTAGTGGTGCCATTCTGCCATACTGACCCTGtgtctctgccctctccccacagacacagacagtcaTTCTGATGACTCTAGCAGGGGGAAAACGGAGCACCTCCTCCCCTGCAAAGGCATGGGTGGGGCTGCCTTTTCCACGGTGCTCCCCCTGGTGCCCGTCCCGCTGAAGGAGGTGCGCTCCAGCCTGGAGAGCTCCCTGGGTGCTCCCAGATTCCCCCAGCTGTCCTTCATGCGCCCCATGCCGTACCTGGTCCAGAAGGGGGCGGTGGGGCCTGAGGGGGCAGCAGACAGCAAGGCGACGGGAAGTCTGATGGTGACTGTCCCCGCAGCCGGTGGAGAGGCCGAGAAGCAGGCCCCGGACCCCAGCCCGCTGCTCCCTGCATTCGGCCCCCAGACCCTGGCCCTGCAGCAGCCCCTCGTCCAGCGCTTCAAGACCGCCACCCCAGCCGTCAGCTCAGAGGGCTGcgtcccccccacccaccagcCCCCCGTGGGGGCCATCAGCGTGCTCCCGCCCGGCCCCGCCTACGTGTCGCCACTGCAGCCCGCTTACCCGCCCATCGAGCCTGTCATGAGCTccgccctgcccccctccctgcccctccctgaAACCCACCCCAAGGCCCCGGGGCTGCCCCTGCCCTCCGGCCTGCCCCCCTCATACAGCCTGCCTGCCCCCTCCACCGCCATCCCCTCTGTGGGGGCACTGGGCGGCCCAGTTGCCAGTCAAGTACAGGCCATGGTACCACCGGtggtgcccacacacacgccgggCCCTGCCCCAAGTCCAAGCCCCGCCCTCACCCACAGCACCGCGCAGAGTGACAGCACCTCCTACATCAACAGCACCAGCTGTGGCAActcgcagcagcagcagcagcagcagccgcaGCAGCAGCCAACCCCGTCGCAGCAGCCGGGCTGCGGAACCTGCGGTTGCCGCGGCAGCTGCGGGAGCGGCCACGCCCCCAACTACTACTTCCCGCCCCAGCTGCCCCGCCAAGTATTCAGCGTCCCGCCCATCTTCCACCTGACGTCGCTGTGCAGCAGCAGCTACCTCAGCCAGGCGCACCAGAGCAACGGGGCGGGGCAGCTGCCCTTCTTCCCCCACGGCCCCTCGGCCTACGCCAGCGCCCCGCCGCCCCTGCTGCACTCGCACTCGGACCACGTGCTGGGCAGCCAGGCGGGATACGGACTGCAGCAGATGGCAGCCTTCAACCGCTTCTTCCCGCCTGTGTACCCCTCGGTCAGCATGATGCCCGGAGGCGGCGGCATGGCCGTGGGCATGAAGAAGAACGGCAACATATCCTGCTACAACTGTGGGGTCAGTGGGCACTTCGCCCAGGACTGCAAACAGCCTTCCATTGACGCAGCACAGAAAGGTAATATTGCCGCAGCCAGGGGGCGAGGGTGGAGAGGACCCCCACTGCCCCAGCAGCCACCCCTAAAGTGAAATCTGACCATCAGTCACTTAGAGAAAGACCATCGGCTGGGGAAGCAACCAGACACTTTTTctacttgcaaaaaaaaaaaacaaggcaccTGCTTTGTAAGCTTTCGGGAACCTGCTCTGGACTGCCCAATCTGTATGGCAgggtttcagaaaaaaagagagaaaaaagcacAAAGCAAAAACGACCTGAACGAAATGTCTCGCAGTCAAGTTGAAATGGAAAAGCTCTCTCAGTAGGGGCAGGCTGGGAATTGTAgtgttgttttatttcctttcttttccttgTCTCCTCCTGTAACACGTGCAGTGAtgccctcctctgtgtgtcttTCAGGTGGCTTTCGGCTGAAGTATGTTACCCCTCACTCTTCTGAAGCGCTTGACAATGCTGACTGAAGGGACAGAAGACCACTGCAGCGTTCTCTTGTtctgcaaaacaattacatttccaGAGACCTTTGTATTTTCAGagggctttttttcccccgtgTCCTTTTTCactattttgttgtttgttttacattttaaaatgtgcttgaGGGTCTGGCGAACCTGAATAATTGTGCCTGATACTTCCCCAGTCGTAGTTGAGGGAGAATCTCTCGTCTCCACTGAGGTGTTTTGCTGTGGCCTCTGGTATTTTTTGCACTGAACACTGGCGAGAGACACCGCCTCATGTTTACTAACTTAtttcttaaaatgtaaaaaaaaaaaaaaaaaaaagatagatagaaataaacaaataataaaacaccaGTATGAGTATGGAGTATAGAGTATGGAAGCTAGGTAATTATTTTATCTTGGATATAAGGGGGGTTTAAATGGGATTTATTATAGACTCTCCAATGCCTTTTTTACACTAAAGAATATTTATGCTTCCTtcttattttggtttcattttttgtCGTAcagcaaggaaaataaatgcaaacaaaaacattaaaaatgtaatgctgagatttttttttttttttttttttggcacagtGTTTTGAATGtacaatgtattattttgatttcATAAACTTATGGAATTCGGCAGTATCTTTCTATTTTGAAAAGGGTTAATCCAGAAGCATTTGCCACTTGATACAATGTGAAATGCGTGCTAAGACACTATTAATCATCATGTCTGTCATGTCATTAAGTTAAACgctgctgtattttatttttatttggcaaCATGCACTATAGCAACCAGGAGTTCTGAAGTCCCTAAGTGCACTGAGGCAGAATGGACAGAGCGGGAGACACATTGACATTCTGTTCTATTGCGGTCTAATCAGTATTTTGGAAATGATGCACTGCAGGTTTTGGCCACCAGGTGGTGCCAATTTGAGCCGCTGCTTAGCTCGCAGCCAGTGGAGATGCCAAGGGATTAGCAGAAGGCATTCAGTAGCTCCTTGAGGTAGATCTCTGTCTATAAGCATTTTGACCTGCCTGTACTAGCCATGATGGAAGAAACTTTCATGGAGAATTTTTCTTTGGTTTATGCAGCATTGATATTTGACTGCattatgcgtgtttgtgtacatatgtacatgcaCAAATGGTGGAAACTCTCAGCCAATGCATGATATTCAACCAAATttgaaacaaaatcaaaacatgaatGAGATAATAACATTGAACCTTGGGTTTTCTATTGTTCAGTTGAAGATGATGGGGTTTGCAAGCCCTTTTTTCTGCCAAGTCCTTTCGGAATAAATGGTTTTGATTCTTCTGTCATGGGTGGGTATGTGCAATGTAAACACATACATGTTAAACACTCATGAGTGTACAcggatataaaaatgtattttttttttttattggttgcTTTAAGTTTAAATGTTGAAGAGTGGTTTTAATCTAAGCGCTTTCAACTGCTGAAGTAGTATGAATCCTTTCTGCTTGTATTGAAGAAAGTAGAGAGGTCTTTGTATTGGTGTATATGAAAAACTagagcagcagaattaatttagGTAAATCGGAAAACaagattggaaaaaaaaaagttggtgGAGAACAATGTGATCCTTTATGCCTGTTGTATATATGAACCTGCcagttgtatttgtttttaaggttgaaaaaactgtactgtatatacaggggGTATATTTTTACCTTCCATTGTATGTTTACTGTATTCTTTGATATCTAAATGTTACTGGAAAGGTCAAATATATTTCTAGAAAGAATTTGGATTTTATGCAAATTGTTGATTTGTTTTCCTGGAATTAacagcaataaataaaatacaccaccAATGTTGTAATCTGTGCACCACCTACAATATTACACCAAAGTTTTCTTTAGTGGCATGTTGTCCAATAGATTCACAGTGCGGGGTTGTGATTGAATAAGAAAGCAGTCAAAAAACCAACATGAAATGACCtcaattgtttttaattgtcaGACAAGAAAAGACCCAGTTTAGGCACTAGAAATCTAAATAATTGTCCTTGGAGTCTCCTTGAGGGTTTCCTTCCTCTTTCCTCTAACCCCGGAAACTGATTTTACTGATctgagggatttttttttttctcagctccAACCAATGTCGGAAGTTTGGTCCCTGTTGGTCTGCTTGTAGTTAGTTAATTAGAGTATAGGAGCTATAGCTGACGTGAGTTACAAAGATTGACCACCTTAGTCTACCGTTACTAACATTAAACGACATCAAGCTTAAGCGAAGTTGTAAGCAGAAACGGAGTTGTTAGCCTTGCTGATACAAATTGTGAATGACGCAGCTTGAATGCATTAACGTAGCTAGAGGAAAGCGAATGAAAGGGATGTTTTGTTCACTCTCCTTTTACGTAGACTACAACTTTTGACTATTTTACTTCAGTCCTAAAGTGTTATAACATAATTCACCTTAAAGAAGGAGCGTTTTCCTGTCGGTTGCACCAGTTTTTCAATTTAAGGTATgtgaaaacattgaaatgtaaaCTGTTTTACCATTGGTGTTGAGCATTCTCACTGGAACCTTCCCATCCGTTGCTTGTGCCAGCAGGTAGGGTTGGGTTTGATTACCCACACGTTTGCATTGAACTAATGCATCGCTCGTAATGTAATCTCATGTCTCTGTTGCTTAACCTTCGATATTCTCATTACTGTGACTAAATGTAGTTGGCTAGCTTACTGGATTGTTTAAAAGCACATGTTTTATTTAAGTATATATGACTACTGCATGTGGAAAGAATTCAGTAGAATATTTGCATGGCTCTGGTGTAGGCCTAGATATTTAGATAAATCATCAGTACTTAGATACAGGAAATTACACCTGGAAAGTAAGTAAACATCAAGTAAACATTGCTGTGGCAATCTTTCTTTTGCATATTTTTGCTGCGCACTCAAAAATCTGTTGGTTATTGGCTTTGGCACAGTTTCTCTAGAActgcccgacaaatgtacactttgaaaccagaatttactataaacacagccagaatcaacatgtcagtgagccttttcaatgataggaagggatttacaatggtcttgtaacaatgtcttaacacaaaaatcttacctattgtaccttaaatGTTTAGGCTACACTGGACTATA
The sequence above is a segment of the Conger conger chromosome 4, fConCon1.1, whole genome shotgun sequence genome. Coding sequences within it:
- the LOC133126930 gene encoding leukocyte elastase inhibitor-like isoform X2 yields the protein MESLGAANTKFSLDLFKKISESKKTDNIFYSPLSISSALAMVYMGARGNTATQIAEVSSPRHTDDDIHAGFNKLMSELNKEGAPYALSLANRLYGEQSYEFVEKYIQDTKKFYQAELETVDFKKKAEDERVKINSWVEKQTQEKIKNLLAAGIVHNMTRLVLVNAIYFKGNWDNKFKEANTKEVPFELSKNESKPVQMMHQKAKFGLGFIPEVSCHILEMPYIGKELSMLIILPREIEDDSTGLERLERELTYEKLIQWTQPENMGTPEVNVALPKFKMEESYDLEDILVSMGMKDAFLVSKSDFSGMSPSDDLVVSKVVHKAFVEVNEEGTEAAAATAVKSKFRCGPIRFTADHPFLFFIRHNPTQSILFYGRFCSP
- the LOC133126930 gene encoding leukocyte elastase inhibitor-like isoform X4, which codes for MESLGAANTKFSLDLFKKISESKKTDNIFYSPLSISSALAMVYMGARGNTATQIAEDRTFSPDDDIHAGFNKLMSELNKEGAPYALSLANRLYGEQSYEFVEKYIQDTKKFYQAELETVDFKKKAEDERVKINSWVEKQTQEKIKNLLAAGIVHNMTRLVLVNAIYFKGNWDNKFKEANTKEVPFELSKNESKPVQMMHQKAKFGLGFIPEVSCHILEMPYIGKELSMLIILPREIEDDSTGLERLERELTYEKLIQWTQPENMGTPEVNVALPKFKMEESYDLEDILVSMGMKDAFLVSKSDFSGMSPSDDLVVSKVVHKAFVEVNEEGTEAAAATAVKSKFRCGPIRFTADHPFLFFIRHNPTQSILFYGRFCSP
- the LOC133126930 gene encoding leukocyte elastase inhibitor-like isoform X3 produces the protein MESLGAANTKFSLDLFKKISESKKTDNIFYSPLSISSALAMVYMGARGNTATQIAESPLHEADDDIHAGFNKLMSELNKEGAPYALSLANRLYGEQSYEFVEKYIQDTKKFYQAELETVDFKKKAEDERVKINSWVEKQTQEKIKNLLAAGIVHNMTRLVLVNAIYFKGNWDNKFKEANTKEVPFELSKNESKPVQMMHQKAKFGLGFIPEVSCHILEMPYIGKELSMLIILPREIEDDSTGLERLERELTYEKLIQWTQPENMGTPEVNVALPKFKMEESYDLEDILVSMGMKDAFLVSKSDFSGMSPSDDLVVSKVVHKAFVEVNEEGTEAAAATAVKSKFRCGPIRFTADHPFLFFIRHNPTQSILFYGRFCSP
- the LOC133126664 gene encoding zinc finger CCHC domain-containing protein 2-like — encoded protein: MDTDSHSDDSSRGKTEHLLPCKGMGGAAFSTVLPLVPVPLKEVRSSLESSLGAPRFPQLSFMRPMPYLVQKGAVGPEGAADSKATGSLMVTVPAAGGEAEKQAPDPSPLLPAFGPQTLALQQPLVQRFKTATPAVSSEGCVPPTHQPPVGAISVLPPGPAYVSPLQPAYPPIEPVMSSALPPSLPLPETHPKAPGLPLPSGLPPSYSLPAPSTAIPSVGALGGPVASQVQAMVPPVVPTHTPGPAPSPSPALTHSTAQSDSTSYINSTSCGNSQQQQQQQPQQQPTPSQQPGCGTCGCRGSCGSGHAPNYYFPPQLPRQVFSVPPIFHLTSLCSSSYLSQAHQSNGAGQLPFFPHGPSAYASAPPPLLHSHSDHVLGSQAGYGLQQMAAFNRFFPPVYPSVSMMPGGGGMAVGMKKNGNISCYNCGVSGHFAQDCKQPSIDAAQKGGFRLKYVTPHSSEALDNAD